One part of the Halobellus ruber genome encodes these proteins:
- a CDS encoding Na+/H+ antiporter NhaC family protein — protein MVEGGFLSVVPPLIAIAMAIITRKAVLSLFLGIWTGGIIFAENLGIVQTFDWVATAVGESVFHAQIIVFTLLLGSAVAMMWRLGGSHAIRNWALEKVDTQRKAGVMTWLLGVVLFFDDYANTAVVGSTMKDISDNLHVSREKLSYLVDSTAAPVATLAISSWVAFQLSMIEQGYEATGIPQGQIPDSFTVFLNSIPYNMYSVLAIAMVGIIVLSGRDYGEMLTAERRAAETGKVTRDDARPMQDVEGDLGSPNVDNPRLSSFILPILVLIAGVLVTALWSGGLFGDATLRGAIEGADYALALVLGSFGMVVSTYVLGYVFGILSLGESVDTTIDGFGIMLTAVTILVLAWSLGEVVSALGTGDYVAGVVNAFLTPELLPVVVFVTAAFIAFTTGSSWGTMTILTPIAIPVAWDLAGSHQLVSVIVGMIFSGAIFGDHCSPISDTTVLSSTFTGADLIDHVRTQLYYAGTVAVVVAVLMLVWGYTRVSPLLLLLVGVGVLIGLVYGLSELHARMRGLEPIQAVDTSDIAPAEDD, from the coding sequence ATGGTCGAAGGAGGATTCCTCTCGGTCGTCCCGCCCCTGATCGCTATTGCGATGGCGATCATCACCCGCAAAGCAGTCCTCTCGTTGTTCCTGGGCATCTGGACTGGTGGCATCATCTTCGCCGAGAACCTCGGCATCGTCCAGACCTTCGATTGGGTCGCGACGGCGGTCGGGGAGAGCGTGTTCCACGCCCAGATCATCGTTTTCACCCTGCTTTTGGGGTCGGCGGTGGCGATGATGTGGCGGCTCGGCGGCTCACACGCGATCCGCAACTGGGCGCTCGAAAAGGTCGACACCCAGCGGAAGGCCGGGGTGATGACGTGGCTACTCGGCGTCGTGTTGTTCTTCGACGACTACGCAAACACCGCGGTCGTCGGGAGCACGATGAAGGACATCTCGGACAACCTCCACGTGTCCCGGGAGAAGCTCTCGTATCTCGTCGACTCGACGGCCGCGCCGGTGGCGACGCTCGCGATCTCCTCGTGGGTCGCGTTCCAGTTGTCGATGATCGAACAGGGGTACGAAGCCACGGGGATCCCTCAGGGACAGATTCCGGACTCGTTCACCGTCTTTCTCAACTCGATTCCGTACAATATGTACTCCGTTCTCGCCATCGCGATGGTCGGCATCATCGTCCTCTCCGGGCGGGACTACGGCGAGATGCTGACCGCCGAGCGGCGGGCCGCCGAGACCGGAAAGGTCACCCGCGACGACGCCAGACCGATGCAGGACGTCGAGGGCGATCTCGGCAGCCCCAACGTCGACAACCCCCGGCTGTCGTCGTTCATCCTCCCGATTCTCGTGTTGATCGCGGGCGTGCTGGTGACGGCACTCTGGAGCGGCGGGCTCTTCGGGGACGCGACGCTCCGCGGCGCGATCGAAGGCGCCGACTACGCCCTGGCGCTGGTGCTCGGATCCTTTGGGATGGTCGTCTCGACGTACGTCCTCGGGTACGTCTTCGGCATCCTCTCACTGGGTGAAAGCGTCGATACGACGATCGACGGGTTCGGGATTATGCTCACCGCGGTCACGATCCTGGTGCTCGCGTGGTCGCTCGGCGAAGTCGTCTCGGCGTTGGGTACGGGCGACTACGTCGCCGGCGTCGTCAACGCGTTCCTCACGCCCGAACTCCTGCCGGTGGTCGTGTTCGTCACGGCCGCGTTCATCGCCTTCACGACGGGCAGTTCCTGGGGAACGATGACGATCCTGACCCCCATCGCCATCCCCGTTGCCTGGGATCTGGCGGGGAGCCACCAGCTGGTGTCGGTGATCGTCGGGATGATCTTCTCGGGGGCGATCTTCGGTGACCACTGCTCACCCATCTCGGATACGACCGTGCTGTCCTCGACGTTCACGGGTGCTGATCTCATCGACCACGTCCGGACGCAACTCTACTACGCCGGGACCGTCGCAGTCGTCGTGGCGGTACTGATGCTCGTCTGGGGATACACCCGTGTCTCTCCGCTGCTCCTGCTTCTGGTGGGGGTCGGCGTCCTCATCGGACTCGTGTACGGTCTCTCCGAACTCCACGCCAGAATGCGGGGGTTAGAGCCGATTCAGGCGGTCGACACGTCCGACATCGCGCCAGCGGAAGACGACTGA
- a CDS encoding KH domain-containing protein, with protein MKHVKVPQDRIGVLIGEGGETMREIEERAEVRLDIDSESGAVAIDEVGDPVAGMLAPDIVRAIGRGFTPESALSLLDDDLRTFELVDLESHTRNKNDLRRQKGRLIGEDGRTRELMEELTGAEVVIKGSTLGVIGQPEEVDAVRRAVGMILDGAPHGAVYSFLERKHNELTQGFNVRQSG; from the coding sequence ATGAAACACGTGAAGGTTCCGCAGGACCGCATCGGCGTCCTCATCGGCGAGGGCGGGGAGACGATGCGCGAGATCGAGGAGCGGGCGGAGGTGCGGCTCGACATCGACTCCGAGTCCGGTGCAGTCGCGATCGACGAGGTCGGCGACCCCGTGGCCGGGATGCTCGCCCCCGACATCGTGCGGGCGATCGGGCGGGGCTTCACCCCCGAGTCGGCGCTGTCGCTGCTCGACGACGACCTCCGGACGTTCGAGCTTGTGGATCTCGAATCCCACACCCGGAACAAGAACGACCTCCGGCGACAGAAGGGGCGGCTGATCGGCGAGGACGGCCGCACCCGCGAGCTGATGGAGGAGCTCACCGGCGCGGAGGTCGTGATCAAAGGGTCGACGCTCGGTGTCATCGGCCAACCCGAGGAGGTCGACGCGGTCCGCCGCGCGGTCGGGATGATCCTCGACGGCGCGCCCCACGGCGCGGTGTACTCCTTCCTCGAACGGAAGCACAACGAACTGACGCAGGGGTTCAACGTGCGGCAGTCCGGATAA
- a CDS encoding alpha/beta fold hydrolase, producing MSTFVLVHGAWHGAWCWHKVLPRLESAGHTVAALDLPAHGTDTTPVGEVTMDDHVERGGEVLEAQSDPAILVGHSTGGAVITQTAEAYTDEIDTLVYLTGFLLDDGEALLEYAEADEESVVTQSLVVDEEGGVATVEADALREAFYADCDDADVTLATSLLRPEPLAGLVTPMQTSDEGFGSLPRVYIGCEQDNAITPATQERMRKRLPCDDVRSIDSSHSPFLSAPEAVAEHLDGIA from the coding sequence GTGAGCACGTTCGTCCTCGTTCACGGCGCCTGGCACGGGGCGTGGTGTTGGCACAAGGTCCTCCCGCGGCTGGAGTCGGCGGGTCACACGGTCGCCGCCCTCGACCTCCCGGCGCACGGCACCGACACCACGCCGGTCGGCGAGGTCACGATGGACGACCACGTCGAACGCGGCGGCGAAGTGCTCGAAGCGCAGTCCGACCCGGCGATCCTGGTCGGCCACAGTACGGGCGGCGCGGTCATCACACAGACCGCGGAGGCGTACACGGACGAGATCGACACCCTCGTCTACCTCACCGGGTTCCTGCTGGACGACGGGGAGGCACTGCTCGAGTACGCCGAGGCCGACGAGGAGTCGGTCGTCACGCAGAGCCTGGTCGTCGACGAGGAAGGTGGGGTTGCGACGGTCGAAGCGGACGCGCTCCGCGAGGCGTTCTACGCCGACTGCGACGACGCCGACGTGACGCTGGCGACCTCGTTACTCCGACCGGAGCCGCTCGCGGGGCTCGTCACGCCGATGCAGACCAGCGACGAGGGCTTCGGCAGCCTCCCCCGCGTGTACATCGGGTGCGAGCAGGACAACGCGATCACGCCGGCGACCCAAGAACGGATGCGGAAACGGCTCCCCTGCGACGATGTCAGGTCGATCGATTCGAGCCACTCGCCGTTCCTGTCGGCGCCCGAGGCGGTCGCGGAACACCTCGACGGGATCGCCTGA
- a CDS encoding type II toxin-antitoxin system PemK/MazF family toxin produces the protein MQVRRGDIVIVELNPTKGSEQQGKSRPCVVIQNDVGNQYSPTTIIAPFTTQYTSGDTYPFEVEVLASDTSLDHDSVADLSQIRVIDIDERVKKNIGSVPSSDMVKIDSAIKDSLGI, from the coding sequence GTGCAGGTACGCCGCGGCGACATTGTCATCGTCGAACTGAATCCCACGAAAGGGAGTGAGCAGCAAGGAAAGAGCCGGCCCTGTGTTGTCATCCAGAACGATGTTGGGAATCAGTACTCACCGACAACCATCATCGCTCCATTCACAACGCAGTACACGTCTGGAGACACGTACCCGTTCGAGGTGGAAGTACTGGCTTCGGATACTTCCCTCGATCACGATTCAGTGGCAGATCTAAGTCAAATCCGAGTCATCGACATCGACGAACGTGTCAAAAAGAATATTGGATCTGTCCCGTCATCAGACATGGTGAAAATCGACTCGGCAATCAAAGATAGCCTCGGCATTTGA
- a CDS encoding AbrB/MazE/SpoVT family DNA-binding domain-containing protein: MPEHKRKVGDRGQVTIPKELRDRRGIEGGDEVEFVEVDGEIILKPPTDEERLAEGYRKRAERSRELAEEMEEASAEATGHLGDAPGWSE, translated from the coding sequence ATGCCCGAACACAAACGGAAAGTCGGAGATCGGGGGCAGGTGACGATTCCGAAGGAACTGCGGGACCGTCGTGGCATCGAAGGCGGCGACGAGGTCGAATTCGTCGAAGTGGATGGCGAGATCATACTCAAACCGCCGACGGATGAGGAACGGCTTGCCGAAGGATATCGAAAGAGAGCCGAGCGGTCTCGTGAGTTGGCTGAAGAAATGGAAGAGGCATCCGCAGAAGCAACCGGCCATCTCGGTGACGCACCCGGCTGGAGCGAGTGA
- a CDS encoding universal stress protein, whose amino-acid sequence MDTVLVPYDGSTLARGALEFACEKFTDGELIVLYVVDTSISLEPETYVGVKLGEIYERREAEGREHLDEAAEIAGEYGRSITTVLDHGEPSKVILKQVTEHDADHVVMGSHSQGTIERFFLGSVSERVVERAPTSVSVIRE is encoded by the coding sequence ATGGACACCGTCTTGGTCCCGTACGACGGATCGACGCTTGCACGTGGGGCACTGGAGTTCGCCTGCGAGAAGTTCACCGACGGGGAGTTGATCGTCCTGTACGTAGTCGACACGTCGATCAGCCTCGAACCGGAGACGTACGTCGGGGTGAAACTGGGCGAAATCTACGAGAGACGCGAGGCTGAAGGCCGGGAACATCTGGACGAGGCCGCGGAGATCGCCGGGGAGTACGGTCGGTCGATCACGACCGTGCTCGATCACGGCGAGCCGTCGAAGGTGATCCTCAAACAGGTCACGGAACACGACGCCGACCACGTGGTGATGGGGAGCCACAGCCAGGGAACGATCGAGCGGTTCTTCCTCGGTAGCGTCTCCGAACGCGTCGTCGAGCGAGCCCCCACATCGGTGAGCGTCATTCGGGAGTGA